From Acidobacteriota bacterium, a single genomic window includes:
- a CDS encoding SpoIIE family protein phosphatase has protein sequence MTARLEVIDPTGRRVVSIEDAVTTLGRRTECHVRLSGTDVSRDHAEIVSDGERYVIRDRGSRFGTFVNGEQVAGDRELKNGDTVRLGQSNESQVIFQIDSGSTASVDRATSAAGDLRQVATLLEGLRALGSGRVLDEVLAMVIDSAIDVASAERGFIMLAGPDNRLEFKMGRARGRVTLPGKSFETSRKIPEQVFETGEARIVADLLDGDLANSHVGTVALGIRHVLCVPLVLVRYVEQAEADLDQKRIGVLYLDSRERGSILSPVTRGALETLATEAAVAIENARLYREAAEKTKLEQELKIAAEIQQALMPEGERRGGFFEATGTSVPCRAIGGDFFEYLDLPDGRLGFALGDVSGKGAPAALLTAMVQGMFTVQAAASSGPAEALAQINQALKRRSVESRFVTMFYGIVGADGTLSYCNAGHNPPVLVKKDCVVRLETGGMILGLFDFATYDQETVQLDQGDTLVVFSDGISEAQNTAGDEYGDDRLIDCLTANRGATPASMREALLASVRTFTAGASQSDDMTVLIVRHGQ, from the coding sequence ATGACGGCACGTTTGGAAGTGATCGATCCGACCGGCCGTCGCGTCGTCAGCATCGAGGACGCGGTGACCACGCTCGGGCGGCGCACCGAATGCCATGTTCGCCTGTCCGGCACCGACGTGTCGCGCGATCACGCGGAAATCGTCAGCGACGGTGAGCGATACGTGATTCGCGACCGGGGATCGCGCTTTGGCACCTTCGTCAACGGCGAACAGGTCGCAGGCGATCGCGAACTGAAGAACGGAGACACGGTCCGCCTGGGGCAGAGCAACGAGAGCCAGGTGATTTTCCAGATCGACTCCGGCAGCACCGCGTCGGTTGATCGGGCCACCTCGGCGGCTGGTGACCTGCGACAGGTGGCCACACTGCTCGAAGGTCTCCGGGCGCTCGGGAGCGGCCGCGTGCTCGACGAGGTGCTGGCGATGGTCATCGATTCGGCCATCGACGTGGCGAGCGCCGAGCGCGGGTTCATCATGCTGGCCGGACCCGACAACCGACTCGAGTTCAAGATGGGCCGGGCGCGCGGCCGCGTGACGCTGCCGGGCAAGTCGTTCGAAACGAGCCGCAAGATCCCCGAGCAGGTGTTCGAAACCGGCGAGGCGCGCATCGTCGCCGACCTGCTCGATGGCGATTTGGCCAACTCCCACGTGGGCACCGTCGCGCTGGGCATTCGCCACGTGCTCTGCGTGCCCCTGGTATTGGTCCGCTACGTTGAACAGGCTGAGGCCGACCTCGACCAGAAGCGCATCGGCGTGCTGTATCTCGACAGCCGGGAGCGCGGGTCGATCCTGTCGCCGGTCACGCGCGGTGCGCTCGAAACGCTGGCGACCGAAGCGGCCGTGGCCATCGAGAACGCCCGCCTGTACCGCGAGGCGGCCGAGAAGACGAAGCTCGAACAGGAGCTGAAGATCGCCGCCGAGATTCAGCAGGCGTTGATGCCGGAAGGCGAACGTCGCGGCGGGTTCTTCGAAGCCACGGGCACGTCGGTTCCGTGTCGCGCGATTGGCGGCGACTTCTTCGAGTACCTCGACCTGCCCGACGGACGGTTGGGCTTTGCCCTTGGTGACGTGTCGGGCAAGGGCGCTCCGGCGGCGCTGCTGACGGCCATGGTGCAGGGGATGTTCACGGTGCAGGCGGCGGCCAGTTCCGGGCCGGCCGAGGCGCTCGCGCAGATCAATCAGGCCTTGAAGCGCCGGTCGGTCGAGTCGCGTTTCGTGACGATGTTCTACGGTATCGTCGGCGCCGACGGGACGCTCAGTTACTGCAACGCGGGGCACAACCCGCCGGTGCTCGTGAAGAAGGATTGCGTGGTGCGGCTCGAGACGGGCGGCATGATCCTGGGGCTGTTCGATTTCGCGACTTACGATCAGGAGACCGTCCAGCTGGATCAGGGCGACACGCTGGTGGTGTTCAGCGACGGCATCTCCGAGGCACAGAATACGGCCGGCGACGAGTACGGCGACGATCGGTTGATCGATTGTCTGACAGCCAACCGCGGCGCGACGCCAGCCAGTATGCGCGAGGCGCTGCTCGCTTCAGTGCGCACCTTTACCGCGGGCGCCAGTCAGAGTGACGACATGACGGTGCTCATCGTCCGCCATGGCCAATAG
- a CDS encoding rhomboid family intramembrane serine protease — MIPIRDAVPARTRPIVTLALVAASAAVTLLFSLLQTGQLGTSALADIGRAGVAPGPVAWLLATLSLVRPSGWFQGVACAVALWLFGPTVEDRVGHGRFVVLYVGCAAAAAATVAAIGTLSATAVVLLPGAVGGVIGAHAALYPKARILVLIPVAHGLDVGDVPAVMVAGLWVVAQLGNSLTHNAMLSGWSPGLALVQLAAGIASGAAAAFLLKRPERMRVEWWNP, encoded by the coding sequence ATGATCCCGATCCGGGATGCCGTACCCGCGCGCACTCGCCCGATCGTGACGCTGGCGCTTGTCGCGGCCAGCGCCGCGGTCACGCTCCTGTTCAGCCTGCTGCAGACGGGTCAACTCGGGACCTCCGCGCTCGCCGACATCGGCCGAGCTGGCGTGGCTCCCGGCCCCGTCGCATGGCTGCTGGCCACGCTTTCGCTGGTTCGACCGTCGGGCTGGTTTCAGGGCGTCGCATGCGCTGTCGCACTCTGGCTGTTCGGACCGACCGTCGAGGACCGCGTGGGACACGGCCGGTTTGTCGTGCTGTACGTCGGATGCGCGGCCGCGGCTGCGGCGACCGTGGCAGCGATTGGCACGCTGTCGGCCACCGCCGTCGTGCTGCTGCCTGGCGCGGTCGGCGGGGTGATTGGCGCGCACGCCGCGCTCTATCCGAAGGCGCGCATCCTCGTGCTCATACCGGTGGCGCACGGGCTGGACGTCGGCGATGTGCCCGCCGTCATGGTGGCCGGTCTCTGGGTTGTCGCCCAGCTGGGAAACAGCCTGACGCATAACGCGATGCTGTCTGGATGGTCCCCCGGTCTGGCGCTCGTGCAGCTGGCCGCAGGAATCGCGTCAGGAGCCGCTGCCGCATTCCTTCTCAAGCGTCCCGAGCGCATGCGCGTCGAATGGTGGAACCCCTGA
- a CDS encoding M20/M25/M40 family metallo-hydrolase, with product MRKTSLVLSLITVVCLVAALGGQQTKPAAVSFIHHVLNVRLDPTRHTVAVTDEIAWPADNTTSPLTFVLNGKLRITASDPKVEEVIAPATARPVGIDQGSPVPVKRYRVMRTPGSPVLKLTYEGVIDRPLSDPKEEYTRGFRETSGLVGPEGVYLAGSSVWYPRVDEEFVTFRLDAATPDGWHLISQGNGTSRGDDGRARWDSNGPMDEIYLVGGPLNVFKDSAGAVETLVYLHERDASIASKYLAATAQYIEMYRTLIGPYPYGKFALVENFWETGYGMPTFTLLGPQIIRFPFIINSSYPHEILHNWWGNSVFVDAAAGNWCEGLTAYMADHLIQEQRGTADEYRRSTLQKYRDYVKTGRDFPLAEFRNRFSAATEAVGYGKALMGFHMLRRHIGDEAFRSTVARFYREFKGKRATFRDFQRTAEAVSGKSLAWLFDDLITRVGAPTFQVSGPAGAGTTVAVRQEGDKFVVSGMLRQTQAGAPFVVDVPVLVQTERGTTPSIVRMEKAAQTFSVTTDARPLALHVDPRFDIFRRLDARETPPSIGQIFGESSILAILPSRAGAAELDGYRALLKGWQSDSHAIEITSDAAVTALPATKAVWLLGRTNRFANAVFGHQQGLKLAADAVDLDGENMALAGHTLVVTARHPATLEKAVGWIVADPVAAMPGLGRKLPHYGKYSYLGFEGDEPVNTIKGQWQQSDSPLRADLRPAGQSSATLAALAPEVRKALAELPPVFSQQTLRDHVTYLASPELKGRGLGTAGLDAAARYVADKFKAYGLAPGGDAGTYFQKFTVAKGEDGQPHEVVNIIGVLPGARADWKDQSAMLCAHVDHLGLGWPDVRKGDEGKVHPGADDNASGVAVLLEMARALGSGDKPPRTIVFAAFTGEEAGRLGSKYYAEHPLFPLNKMEGVINLDTVGRLGTQKLTALGTGTATEWQHIFRGASFVTGVESRNVPESIESSDQMSFIEKGVPAVQIFTAAHADYHRTTDTPDKIDVAGLAKVATFVKEGIVYLAERPEPLTNTIRPAAGAATAASSTPAQPATGGQPGTARRVSFGTVPDFAFEGPGVKVSGLVPDSPAAKAGIKEGDTLLKIDGKPVANLQGFSDVLRTLAPGQTVQVVISRDGKEQTLAVTLVER from the coding sequence ATGAGAAAAACTTCCCTGGTGCTCAGCCTCATTACCGTCGTGTGCCTGGTGGCGGCGCTCGGCGGCCAACAGACCAAGCCGGCCGCGGTTTCTTTCATTCATCACGTGCTCAACGTGAGGTTGGATCCCACCCGGCACACCGTGGCCGTCACTGACGAGATCGCGTGGCCAGCCGACAACACGACGTCGCCATTGACCTTCGTGCTGAACGGCAAGCTGCGGATCACCGCGTCTGACCCGAAGGTCGAAGAAGTGATCGCGCCTGCGACGGCGCGTCCCGTGGGCATTGACCAGGGGAGCCCGGTCCCGGTCAAGCGCTATCGCGTGATGCGCACGCCCGGCTCGCCTGTTCTCAAGCTGACTTACGAGGGCGTCATCGACCGGCCGCTGTCGGATCCGAAAGAGGAATACACGCGCGGGTTCCGCGAAACCTCTGGGCTGGTTGGCCCCGAGGGCGTGTACCTTGCCGGCAGCTCGGTCTGGTATCCGCGCGTAGACGAGGAGTTCGTGACTTTCCGGCTGGATGCGGCGACACCAGATGGCTGGCACCTCATCAGCCAGGGCAACGGCACCTCGCGCGGAGACGATGGCCGGGCGCGGTGGGATTCGAACGGACCGATGGACGAGATCTACCTCGTCGGCGGACCGCTCAATGTGTTCAAGGACTCGGCTGGCGCCGTCGAGACGCTTGTCTACCTGCACGAACGGGACGCCTCGATCGCCAGTAAGTACCTGGCCGCGACCGCGCAGTATATCGAGATGTACCGGACGCTCATCGGCCCGTATCCCTATGGCAAGTTCGCGCTGGTCGAGAACTTCTGGGAGACCGGTTACGGCATGCCGACCTTCACACTGCTCGGCCCGCAGATCATCCGGTTTCCGTTCATCATCAACTCGTCGTACCCGCACGAAATCCTGCACAACTGGTGGGGCAATTCGGTGTTTGTCGACGCCGCCGCCGGCAACTGGTGCGAGGGCCTGACGGCGTACATGGCCGACCACCTGATCCAGGAACAGCGCGGCACGGCCGATGAGTACCGCCGGTCGACGCTGCAGAAGTACCGGGACTACGTGAAGACCGGGCGCGACTTCCCGCTGGCCGAATTTCGCAATCGTTTCAGCGCAGCCACCGAGGCGGTGGGTTACGGCAAGGCGCTGATGGGCTTTCACATGCTGCGGCGCCATATCGGAGACGAGGCGTTCCGGAGCACGGTGGCGCGGTTCTACCGCGAATTCAAGGGCAAGCGCGCGACGTTCCGCGACTTCCAGCGCACCGCCGAAGCGGTGAGCGGCAAATCGCTCGCGTGGCTCTTTGACGATCTCATCACGCGCGTGGGTGCGCCGACATTTCAGGTAAGCGGCCCGGCCGGCGCGGGCACTACTGTGGCCGTACGCCAGGAGGGCGACAAGTTTGTCGTCTCAGGCATGCTGCGGCAGACGCAGGCTGGTGCGCCGTTCGTCGTCGACGTGCCTGTCCTGGTGCAAACCGAACGGGGAACGACGCCGTCCATCGTGCGTATGGAGAAGGCCGCGCAGACCTTCTCCGTGACGACCGACGCCAGACCTCTGGCGTTGCACGTGGATCCCCGGTTCGACATCTTCCGCCGGCTCGACGCGCGCGAAACGCCGCCGTCGATCGGCCAGATCTTTGGCGAATCGTCCATCCTCGCCATCCTGCCGTCGAGAGCCGGCGCGGCCGAACTCGACGGCTATCGTGCGCTGCTCAAGGGATGGCAAAGCGACAGTCACGCCATCGAGATCACAAGCGACGCCGCAGTCACGGCGCTTCCGGCCACCAAGGCCGTGTGGTTGCTCGGTCGGACCAATCGGTTCGCCAACGCGGTCTTCGGCCACCAGCAGGGATTGAAGCTGGCCGCCGACGCGGTCGATCTCGACGGCGAGAACATGGCGCTGGCCGGCCACACGTTGGTGGTCACCGCACGCCATCCCGCCACGCTCGAGAAGGCGGTGGGCTGGATCGTGGCCGACCCGGTGGCGGCCATGCCTGGTCTGGGCCGCAAGCTGCCCCACTACGGCAAGTACTCGTATCTCGGGTTTGAGGGCGACGAACCGGTCAACACGATCAAAGGCCAGTGGCAACAGTCGGATTCTCCGCTCCGCGCCGATCTGCGGCCGGCCGGCCAGTCGAGCGCCACGCTCGCGGCGCTCGCGCCAGAGGTGCGCAAGGCGCTGGCCGAACTGCCGCCCGTGTTCTCGCAGCAGACGCTGCGCGATCACGTGACGTACCTCGCGTCGCCTGAACTCAAGGGACGCGGTCTCGGCACTGCCGGACTCGACGCCGCCGCCAGGTACGTCGCTGACAAGTTCAAGGCGTACGGTCTGGCGCCGGGCGGTGATGCCGGCACGTACTTCCAGAAGTTCACGGTCGCCAAAGGCGAGGACGGGCAGCCGCACGAGGTCGTGAACATCATTGGCGTGCTGCCGGGTGCGCGCGCCGACTGGAAGGACCAGAGCGCGATGCTGTGCGCGCACGTCGATCATCTGGGCCTCGGCTGGCCCGACGTCCGCAAGGGAGACGAAGGCAAGGTCCATCCGGGCGCCGACGACAACGCAAGCGGCGTGGCTGTGCTGCTCGAGATGGCGCGTGCGCTGGGCTCGGGCGACAAACCGCCGCGTACCATTGTCTTTGCGGCCTTCACCGGCGAGGAAGCCGGCCGCCTCGGCTCGAAGTACTACGCGGAGCACCCATTGTTCCCGCTGAACAAGATGGAAGGCGTGATCAACCTCGACACGGTGGGACGGCTTGGCACGCAGAAGCTGACGGCGCTCGGGACGGGCACCGCCACCGAGTGGCAGCACATCTTCCGTGGCGCGTCGTTTGTTACGGGGGTCGAGAGCCGGAACGTGCCGGAATCGATCGAATCATCCGATCAGATGAGCTTCATCGAGAAGGGCGTGCCCGCAGTGCAGATCTTCACGGCCGCCCACGCTGACTATCACCGGACCACCGACACGCCGGACAAGATCGACGTCGCCGGTCTCGCGAAAGTCGCGACCTTCGTCAAGGAAGGCATCGTCTATCTGGCCGAGCGGCCGGAACCCCTGACCAACACGATTCGTCCGGCAGCAGGGGCCGCGACGGCAGCCTCGTCAACACCCGCCCAGCCGGCGACCGGAGGCCAGCCAGGAACCGCGCGACGCGTCAGCTTTGGCACGGTCCCGGACTTCGCGTTCGAGGGCCCCGGCGTCAAGGTGAGCGGGCTTGTGCCCGACTCCCCCGCCGCGAAGGCAGGCATCAAGGAAGGCGACACACTCTTGAAGATCGATGGCAAGCCGGTCGCCAACCTGCAGGGATTCTCAGACGTGCTTCGCACGCTGGCGCCGGGCCAGACGGTGCAGGTGGTGATCAGTCGCGACGGCAAGGAGCAGACGTTGGCCGTCACGCTGGTGGAAAGATAG
- a CDS encoding ChaN family lipoprotein: MSRRSIAAVVLVLTLAVPAMTAAQDSSWRLKIGDPARKDRDVVLVLDGILDTAAGKLLTTGELAAKLDDVKVVFIGESHTDIAFHRVQLQVIQELQKRGRDVLVGLEMYPYTQQASLDIWNQGKESENDFVAASQWYKNWGYHWQYYRDIFLLARDKGMKMYAVNTPREVVTAVRKKGFQNLTPEEAARIPSKVDTSNEEHKQLFRAFFASDDSMMHTMSGAMFDGMFAAQCTWDASMGFNAVQALKKFGGPKSVMVVLIGSGHVAYGLGIQRQAALWFDGKMASIIPVAIADSGGRPMGNVQASYADYLWGLPKEDDPVYPSLGLSTRDNKGEAPLDVIDVPKDSVAALAGFKVGDVMQAMDGTPLKSREVMNTLMAEKRWADAAVFTVVRGNQTMTLTAYFRRTLPAAATK; encoded by the coding sequence ATGTCACGACGATCGATAGCGGCGGTGGTTCTTGTTCTGACACTCGCGGTGCCGGCCATGACGGCGGCCCAGGATTCATCGTGGCGCCTGAAAATTGGCGACCCGGCGCGCAAGGACCGCGACGTCGTCCTGGTCCTCGACGGCATCCTCGACACGGCGGCGGGCAAGCTGCTGACGACGGGTGAACTGGCGGCGAAGCTCGACGATGTGAAGGTGGTGTTTATCGGCGAGAGCCACACCGATATTGCATTCCACCGCGTGCAACTGCAGGTCATCCAGGAACTGCAGAAGCGCGGGCGCGATGTCCTCGTTGGCCTCGAGATGTACCCCTACACCCAGCAGGCGTCACTCGATATCTGGAACCAGGGCAAGGAGAGCGAGAACGACTTCGTCGCCGCGTCGCAGTGGTACAAGAACTGGGGCTACCACTGGCAGTACTACCGCGACATCTTCCTGCTCGCCCGCGACAAGGGGATGAAGATGTACGCCGTCAACACGCCGCGCGAGGTGGTGACGGCCGTCCGCAAGAAGGGCTTCCAGAACCTGACGCCCGAAGAGGCCGCGCGCATCCCGTCGAAGGTCGACACGTCGAACGAGGAGCACAAGCAGTTGTTTCGCGCCTTCTTCGCTAGCGACGACAGCATGATGCACACGATGAGCGGCGCGATGTTCGACGGCATGTTTGCCGCGCAGTGCACGTGGGATGCCTCGATGGGCTTCAACGCCGTGCAGGCGCTGAAGAAGTTCGGGGGACCCAAGAGCGTGATGGTCGTGTTGATCGGCTCGGGCCACGTGGCCTATGGGCTGGGCATCCAGCGTCAGGCCGCGCTCTGGTTCGATGGCAAGATGGCGTCGATTATTCCCGTGGCCATCGCCGATAGCGGGGGCCGGCCGATGGGCAACGTCCAGGCGTCCTATGCCGACTACCTGTGGGGTCTGCCGAAAGAAGACGATCCGGTGTATCCGTCGCTTGGCCTGTCGACGCGCGACAACAAGGGCGAGGCACCACTCGATGTGATCGACGTGCCCAAGGACTCGGTCGCCGCGCTCGCCGGATTCAAGGTTGGCGACGTGATGCAGGCGATGGATGGCACGCCCCTCAAGAGCCGCGAGGTCATGAACACGCTGATGGCGGAGAAGCGGTGGGCTGACGCCGCAGTGTTCACGGTGGTGCGCGGCAACCAGACCATGACGTTGACGGCCTACTTCCGACGGACGCTTCCCGCAGCAGCCACGAAGTAG
- the lon gene encoding endopeptidase La, translated as MSESSLTTVPLLPSELPVVPLRDTVVFPLTLQPLAVNRPVSVESIDRALGRDRMVLLLQQIGDAEDPGPDGLRTVGTVAVIRQMAKNPGAIQIVVEGIARARATFITRTDNTLQAEIEPLPEEPAAGPEVDAYVRRLRELSEKALTLATGLSADIRGMVAAIDQPLRLCYVIAGMLDLKGDAKQKLLEEDRLEIKLQTVAKELGREVAVLELKGKIETETQQEMSAAQREYYLRQQLKAIRDELGEGEGAETSEVSDRIKRARLPEHVVKAAEREVTRLDRMTPASPEYHMIRTYLDWILEVPWSVTTEDRLDLVEARRVLDEDHYDLEKVKDRIVEYLAVRKLKGDMKGPILCFVGPPGVGKTSLGQSIARAMNRKFVRISLGGVRDEAEIRGHRRTYIGAIPGRIVQGLKQAGSVNPVFMLDEIDKISVGYQGDPASALLEVLDPAQNHTFRDHYLEVACDLSRVLFIATANQLGTVHPALLDRMEMIQLTGYTDEEKRQIARRYLIPRQIGEHGLPAVSVTIEDAALLRVIGEYTREAGVRNLERHLGTVSRKVAARVATDNTDVTAIAPGEVLATVGVDDLQGYLGPPRFRRDVKFRTARPGVATGVAWTESGGDVLYIEATLMPAGHGQITLTGQLGSVMQESARAAVSHLRAAAEELGLPADLFKKNDLHVHVPAGAIPKDGPSAGVTMATAILSAIRKQPVRSDVAMTGEITLSGTVLPVGGIREKALAARRYGITTFILPEQNAGDIPELPEEVRRNMTFVPVTALDEVLALALPPSEAPPPKPDAAAATPANANAPAATDQPSPATEPVPDLVPTASPNPSGQ; from the coding sequence ATGTCCGAATCCTCGCTCACCACGGTTCCACTGCTGCCGTCTGAATTGCCGGTCGTCCCGTTGCGCGACACGGTGGTATTCCCGCTGACGCTGCAGCCACTGGCCGTCAACCGGCCCGTCTCGGTCGAATCGATCGATCGAGCGCTCGGGCGGGACCGGATGGTGCTTCTGCTGCAGCAGATCGGCGACGCCGAGGATCCAGGCCCCGATGGCCTCCGCACCGTCGGCACGGTTGCCGTCATCCGGCAGATGGCCAAAAACCCCGGCGCCATCCAGATTGTGGTCGAAGGCATCGCGCGGGCACGTGCCACCTTCATCACCAGAACCGACAACACGCTGCAGGCCGAAATCGAACCGCTTCCCGAGGAACCAGCAGCCGGCCCGGAAGTCGATGCGTACGTCCGCCGCCTGCGGGAGCTGAGCGAGAAGGCGTTGACGCTGGCCACGGGCCTGTCCGCCGATATCAGAGGCATGGTGGCGGCCATCGACCAGCCGTTGCGCCTCTGCTACGTGATTGCCGGCATGCTCGACCTCAAGGGCGATGCCAAGCAGAAGCTGCTCGAGGAAGATCGGCTGGAGATCAAGCTGCAGACAGTGGCCAAGGAACTCGGTCGCGAAGTAGCCGTGCTCGAGCTGAAAGGCAAGATCGAAACCGAAACCCAGCAGGAGATGAGCGCCGCCCAGCGCGAGTACTACCTGCGCCAGCAGTTGAAGGCCATTCGCGACGAACTGGGCGAAGGCGAGGGCGCCGAAACCAGCGAGGTCAGCGATCGCATCAAGCGCGCCAGGTTGCCCGAGCATGTCGTCAAGGCGGCCGAACGCGAGGTGACGCGGCTGGACCGGATGACGCCCGCCTCACCTGAGTACCACATGATCCGGACCTACCTCGACTGGATCCTCGAGGTGCCGTGGTCGGTGACCACCGAGGACCGCCTTGATCTGGTCGAGGCCCGGCGCGTGCTCGACGAGGATCACTACGATCTCGAGAAGGTCAAGGACCGGATCGTCGAATACCTGGCTGTCCGCAAGCTCAAGGGCGACATGAAGGGGCCGATCCTGTGCTTTGTCGGCCCGCCCGGCGTCGGCAAGACCTCACTGGGCCAATCGATCGCCCGCGCGATGAACCGCAAGTTCGTCCGCATCTCACTTGGCGGCGTGCGCGACGAAGCCGAGATCCGGGGGCATCGCCGCACCTACATCGGCGCCATCCCGGGCCGCATCGTGCAAGGCCTGAAACAGGCGGGGTCGGTGAACCCGGTGTTCATGCTCGACGAGATCGACAAGATCAGCGTCGGCTACCAGGGCGATCCCGCCTCGGCGCTCCTCGAAGTGCTCGATCCAGCTCAGAACCATACGTTCCGCGATCACTATCTCGAGGTCGCCTGCGACCTGTCGCGTGTGCTGTTTATCGCCACCGCCAACCAGTTGGGCACCGTCCATCCCGCGTTGCTCGATCGGATGGAGATGATTCAACTGACCGGCTACACCGACGAGGAGAAGCGTCAGATCGCGCGGCGCTACCTGATTCCTCGGCAGATTGGCGAGCACGGCCTGCCCGCCGTGTCGGTCACTATTGAAGACGCGGCCCTGCTGCGCGTGATTGGCGAGTACACGCGAGAGGCCGGCGTGCGAAACCTCGAGCGGCATCTGGGCACCGTGTCGCGCAAGGTCGCTGCGCGCGTGGCCACCGACAATACCGACGTGACGGCGATCGCGCCGGGCGAGGTGCTGGCGACTGTTGGCGTCGACGATTTGCAGGGCTACCTGGGACCGCCGAGGTTCCGCCGCGACGTCAAGTTCAGGACCGCCCGCCCAGGCGTCGCGACGGGCGTGGCCTGGACCGAAAGCGGCGGCGATGTGCTCTATATCGAGGCGACGCTGATGCCCGCCGGCCACGGCCAGATCACGCTCACCGGGCAGCTTGGCAGCGTGATGCAGGAATCCGCTCGCGCTGCCGTCAGTCACCTCCGCGCGGCGGCAGAGGAGCTGGGCCTGCCGGCTGATCTGTTCAAGAAGAACGATCTCCACGTCCACGTGCCTGCAGGCGCCATCCCCAAGGACGGCCCGTCGGCGGGCGTGACGATGGCCACGGCGATCCTCTCGGCGATTCGCAAACAACCCGTGCGATCCGACGTCGCGATGACCGGTGAGATTACGTTGAGCGGTACCGTACTGCCGGTCGGCGGCATCCGCGAGAAGGCGCTCGCGGCCAGGCGTTACGGCATCACGACGTTTATTCTGCCCGAGCAGAACGCCGGGGACATTCCCGAGCTGCCGGAAGAAGTCCGCCGCAATATGACATTTGTGCCGGTGACCGCGCTCGACGAAGTGCTCGCGCTGGCGCTACCTCCGTCAGAAGCGCCTCCGCCGAAGCCCGACGCGGCGGCGGCCACTCCCGCGAACGCAAACGCTCCTGCGGCCACTGACCAGCCCAGCCCTGCAACCGAACCGGTGCCGGATCTGGTGCCAACGGCCAGCCCGAATCCGTCAGGCCAGTGA
- a CDS encoding methyltransferase domain-containing protein has protein sequence MSLFDIDGHHVHQELLTHGDAAAPALSATPVEKAFMSDVYANIASSYDVFFGPPLHPGRVRAIERMDLQPGDRVLEVGVGTGISLPLYPRHAHITAIDFSASMLEKAHEKVAKHDLTHVRLCEMDASAIQFPDDSFDVVYAPYLINCVPDPITVAREMRRVCRSGGRIMFLNHFRSANPVMSTIERFFTPLTLYIGFKVDLDLEGLLHQTGLKAVSAEKVNFPKSLWLLVTCVK, from the coding sequence ATGAGCTTATTCGACATTGACGGTCACCACGTCCATCAGGAACTGCTGACACACGGCGATGCTGCGGCACCGGCCTTATCGGCGACACCGGTCGAGAAGGCGTTCATGTCCGATGTGTACGCCAACATCGCGTCCTCGTACGACGTGTTCTTCGGACCCCCGCTTCATCCGGGACGCGTGCGCGCCATCGAACGGATGGACCTGCAGCCCGGTGATCGCGTGCTCGAAGTCGGCGTCGGAACGGGCATCAGCCTGCCGCTCTATCCGCGGCATGCGCACATCACGGCCATTGACTTCTCGGCGTCGATGCTGGAGAAGGCGCACGAGAAGGTGGCGAAGCACGACCTGACGCACGTCCGCCTGTGCGAGATGGACGCCAGCGCCATCCAGTTCCCGGACGACTCGTTCGACGTCGTGTACGCGCCCTACTTGATCAACTGCGTGCCCGATCCGATTACCGTGGCGCGCGAGATGCGCCGGGTCTGCCGGTCCGGTGGCCGAATCATGTTCCTGAATCACTTCCGGAGCGCCAATCCGGTGATGTCGACGATCGAGCGGTTCTTCACCCCGCTCACGCTGTACATCGGCTTCAAGGTCGACCTGGACCTGGAGGGGCTACTGCACCAGACGGGCCTCAAAGCCGTGTCGGCTGAGAAGGTCAACTTCCCCAAATCGCTGTGGCTGCTGGTGACGTGCGTCAAGTGA
- a CDS encoding NADH-quinone oxidoreductase subunit I — protein MIRPLIVGFATTLKHIFKKPITVNYPDQKVPVFPKYRGKQVLMRDENGLEKCVACGLCAVACPSDAIYLEAAENDGSVAAGPRFASTYQIHKTRCIFCGYCEEACPVSAIFMGKDYELAVYSKNDFIWDKQDLLVPAQAARAAGR, from the coding sequence ATGATTCGTCCGCTGATTGTCGGTTTCGCGACGACGCTGAAGCACATTTTCAAGAAACCCATCACCGTGAATTATCCGGACCAGAAGGTCCCGGTGTTTCCGAAATATCGTGGCAAACAGGTGTTGATGCGCGACGAGAACGGCCTCGAGAAATGTGTCGCATGCGGTCTGTGCGCGGTCGCGTGTCCGTCTGACGCCATCTACCTCGAGGCGGCCGAAAACGACGGGAGCGTCGCGGCCGGCCCGCGGTTCGCCAGCACGTATCAGATCCACAAGACGCGCTGCATCTTCTGCGGCTATTGCGAAGAGGCCTGCCCGGTGTCGGCCATCTTCATGGGCAAGGACTACGAGCTGGCCGTCTACAGCAAGAACGACTTCATCTGGGACAAGCAGGATCTGCTGGTGCCGGCCCAGGCGGCTCGCGCGGCGGGGCGCTAG